A single region of the Zootoca vivipara chromosome 2, rZooViv1.1, whole genome shotgun sequence genome encodes:
- the RNF222 gene encoding RING finger protein 222, with amino-acid sequence MAVTKTSKKIPAAAPSTECPVCYEPFQSPKVSRRVLSCGHAFCHDCLVKCLLVSRDEGRLQNCLTCPICRFVTFLCRKRASLNPPPLELPLSPSLLSSGLANTLVVPGHFLMSLRGYDSHQNVCGCPSMNSMVDPGGLERQSHVFIITQCGMPLIEENIGVTAPNRDVEAAGSVASHRSLIMGCFQSPIVLAIILVSTVALSGAVLPWLLFLK; translated from the coding sequence ATGGCTGTGACCAAAACCAGTAAGAAGATTCCTGCTGCTGCCCCTTCGACGGAGTGCCCTGTCTGTTATGAGCCATTTCAGTCTCCGAAAGTGTCGCGCCGGGTGCTGAGCTGTGGGCATGCTTTTTGCCACGACTGTCTGGTCAAGTGCCTTTTGGTGTCGCGGGATGAGGGCCGGCTACAGAACTGCCTCACCTGCCCCATCTGTCGCTTTGTGACCTTCCTCTGCAGGAAGAGAGCCTCCTTGAACCCTCCACCTTTGGAGCTGCCGCTCTCACCTTCTTTGCTGTCCTCGGGGCTGGCAAACACTTTAGTGGTGCCTGGCCATTTCCTGATGTCCTTGCGTGGCTACGACAGCCACCAGAATGTGTGTGGCTGCCCTAGCATGAACTCGATGGTGGACCCTGGTGGCTTGGAGCGTCAGTCTCACGTCTTCATTATCACTCAGTGTGGGATGCCGCTGATCGAAGAGAACATTGGTGTCACTGCTCCAAACCGCGATGTGGAAGCTGCGGGGTCAGTGGCGTCTCACAGGTCCCTAATAATGGGCTGCTTCCAATCACCCATAGTCTTGGCAATCATCTTGGTCTCCACTGTTGCTCTGTCGGGGGCTGTTCTCCCCTGGCTACTATTTCTGAAATAG